In a genomic window of Poecilia reticulata strain Guanapo linkage group LG22, Guppy_female_1.0+MT, whole genome shotgun sequence:
- the elavl1a gene encoding ELAV-like protein 1a isoform X3: protein MAVRRGHNKYFKDVYEMSNGYEDHMGGDEAKDAKTNLIVNYLPQSMTQDELRSLFNSIGEVESAKLVRDKMAGHSLGYGFVNYLNPSDAERAISTLNGLRLQSKTIKVSYARPSSDTIKDANLYISGLPKAMTQKDVEEMFSRFGRIINSRVLVDQASGTTGVSRGVAFIRFDKRAEAEEAVKSLNGQKPPGAAEPITVKFAANPNQVKNTQLISQLYHNQSRRFGGPLHHQAQRFRFSPMGVDHMGGMGGVNVPGNNSSGWCIFIYNLGQDADESILWQMFGPFGAVTNVKVIRDFNTNKCKGFGFVTMTNYEEAAMAITSLNGYRLGDKILQVSFKTSKGHK from the exons ATGGCAGTTCGTCGAGGACACAATAAGTACTTTAAA GACGTGTATGAGATGTCGAACGGTTATGAAGATCACATGGGAGGGGATGAGGCGAAGGATGCAAAGACTAACCTGATAGTGAACTACCTGCCTCAGAGCATGACTCAAGATGAGCTGCGAAGCCTCTTCAACAGCATTGGAGAGGTCGAGTCGGCCAAGCTGGTGCGAGACAAAATGGCAG gcCACAGTTTAGGGTACGGATTTGTTAACTATCTTAACCCTAGTGATGCAGAAAGAGCTATCAGTACTCTGAATGGACTAAGGCTACAGTCCAAAACTATCAAG GTTTCATATGCACGGCCCAGCTCTGACACAATAAAGGATGCAAACTTGTATATCAGCGGTCTGCCCAAGGCCATGACTCAGAAGGATGTGGAAGAAATGTTTTCCCGCTTCGGGCGTATCATAAATTCCAGAGTACTTGTTGATCAGGCTTCAGGTACGACAG gtgtgtccCGCGGCGTGGCTTTTATCCGGTTTGATAAGCGAGCCGAGGCCGAAGAAGCCGTCAAGAGCCTGAACGGCCAGAAACCGCCTGGCGCCGCCGAGCCGATCACGGTGAAGTTTGCGGCCAACCCGAACCAGGTGAAGAACACACAGCTCATCTCTCAGCTCTACCACAATCAGTCGCGGCGCTTCGGGGGGCCGCTCCACCACCAGGCACAGCGGTTTAG GTTTTCTCCTATGGGCGTTGACCACATGGGGGGCATGGGAGGCGTGAACGTTCCCGGGAACAACTCCTCCGGCTGGTGCATCTTCATCTACAACCTGGGCCAGGACGCAGACGAGAGCATCCTGTGGCAGATGTTCGGCCCTTTCGGCGCAGTCACAAATGTCAAGGTGATCCGTGACTTCAACACCAACAAGTGCAAGGGCTTCGGCTTCGTTACCATGACAAACTACGAGGAGGCGGCCATGGCCATCACCAGCCTGAACGGGTACCGGCTCGGAGATAAGATACTGCAAGTGTCCTTTAAGACTAGCAAGGGCCACAAGTAG
- the elavl1a gene encoding ELAV-like protein 1a isoform X1, with protein MAVRRGHNKYFKADLQDVYEMSNGYEDHMGGDEAKDAKTNLIVNYLPQSMTQDELRSLFNSIGEVESAKLVRDKMAGHSLGYGFVNYLNPSDAERAISTLNGLRLQSKTIKVSYARPSSDTIKDANLYISGLPKAMTQKDVEEMFSRFGRIINSRVLVDQASGTTGVSRGVAFIRFDKRAEAEEAVKSLNGQKPPGAAEPITVKFAANPNQVKNTQLISQLYHNQSRRFGGPLHHQAQRFRFSPMGVDHMGGMGGVNVPGNNSSGWCIFIYNLGQDADESILWQMFGPFGAVTNVKVIRDFNTNKCKGFGFVTMTNYEEAAMAITSLNGYRLGDKILQVSFKTSKGHK; from the exons ATGGCAGTTCGTCGAGGACACAATAAGTACTTTAAA GCTGACTTGCAGGACGTGTATGAGATGTCGAACGGTTATGAAGATCACATGGGAGGGGATGAGGCGAAGGATGCAAAGACTAACCTGATAGTGAACTACCTGCCTCAGAGCATGACTCAAGATGAGCTGCGAAGCCTCTTCAACAGCATTGGAGAGGTCGAGTCGGCCAAGCTGGTGCGAGACAAAATGGCAG gcCACAGTTTAGGGTACGGATTTGTTAACTATCTTAACCCTAGTGATGCAGAAAGAGCTATCAGTACTCTGAATGGACTAAGGCTACAGTCCAAAACTATCAAG GTTTCATATGCACGGCCCAGCTCTGACACAATAAAGGATGCAAACTTGTATATCAGCGGTCTGCCCAAGGCCATGACTCAGAAGGATGTGGAAGAAATGTTTTCCCGCTTCGGGCGTATCATAAATTCCAGAGTACTTGTTGATCAGGCTTCAGGTACGACAG gtgtgtccCGCGGCGTGGCTTTTATCCGGTTTGATAAGCGAGCCGAGGCCGAAGAAGCCGTCAAGAGCCTGAACGGCCAGAAACCGCCTGGCGCCGCCGAGCCGATCACGGTGAAGTTTGCGGCCAACCCGAACCAGGTGAAGAACACACAGCTCATCTCTCAGCTCTACCACAATCAGTCGCGGCGCTTCGGGGGGCCGCTCCACCACCAGGCACAGCGGTTTAG GTTTTCTCCTATGGGCGTTGACCACATGGGGGGCATGGGAGGCGTGAACGTTCCCGGGAACAACTCCTCCGGCTGGTGCATCTTCATCTACAACCTGGGCCAGGACGCAGACGAGAGCATCCTGTGGCAGATGTTCGGCCCTTTCGGCGCAGTCACAAATGTCAAGGTGATCCGTGACTTCAACACCAACAAGTGCAAGGGCTTCGGCTTCGTTACCATGACAAACTACGAGGAGGCGGCCATGGCCATCACCAGCCTGAACGGGTACCGGCTCGGAGATAAGATACTGCAAGTGTCCTTTAAGACTAGCAAGGGCCACAAGTAG
- the elavl1a gene encoding ELAV-like protein 1a isoform X2 — protein sequence MAVRRGHNKYFKADLQDVYEMSNGYEDHMGGDEAKDAKTNLIVNYLPQSMTQDELRSLFNSIGEVESAKLVRDKMAGHSLGYGFVNYLNPSDAERAISTLNGLRLQSKTIKVSYARPSSDTIKDANLYISGLPKAMTQKDVEEMFSRFGRIINSRVLVDQASGVSRGVAFIRFDKRAEAEEAVKSLNGQKPPGAAEPITVKFAANPNQVKNTQLISQLYHNQSRRFGGPLHHQAQRFRFSPMGVDHMGGMGGVNVPGNNSSGWCIFIYNLGQDADESILWQMFGPFGAVTNVKVIRDFNTNKCKGFGFVTMTNYEEAAMAITSLNGYRLGDKILQVSFKTSKGHK from the exons ATGGCAGTTCGTCGAGGACACAATAAGTACTTTAAA GCTGACTTGCAGGACGTGTATGAGATGTCGAACGGTTATGAAGATCACATGGGAGGGGATGAGGCGAAGGATGCAAAGACTAACCTGATAGTGAACTACCTGCCTCAGAGCATGACTCAAGATGAGCTGCGAAGCCTCTTCAACAGCATTGGAGAGGTCGAGTCGGCCAAGCTGGTGCGAGACAAAATGGCAG gcCACAGTTTAGGGTACGGATTTGTTAACTATCTTAACCCTAGTGATGCAGAAAGAGCTATCAGTACTCTGAATGGACTAAGGCTACAGTCCAAAACTATCAAG GTTTCATATGCACGGCCCAGCTCTGACACAATAAAGGATGCAAACTTGTATATCAGCGGTCTGCCCAAGGCCATGACTCAGAAGGATGTGGAAGAAATGTTTTCCCGCTTCGGGCGTATCATAAATTCCAGAGTACTTGTTGATCAGGCTTCAG gtgtgtccCGCGGCGTGGCTTTTATCCGGTTTGATAAGCGAGCCGAGGCCGAAGAAGCCGTCAAGAGCCTGAACGGCCAGAAACCGCCTGGCGCCGCCGAGCCGATCACGGTGAAGTTTGCGGCCAACCCGAACCAGGTGAAGAACACACAGCTCATCTCTCAGCTCTACCACAATCAGTCGCGGCGCTTCGGGGGGCCGCTCCACCACCAGGCACAGCGGTTTAG GTTTTCTCCTATGGGCGTTGACCACATGGGGGGCATGGGAGGCGTGAACGTTCCCGGGAACAACTCCTCCGGCTGGTGCATCTTCATCTACAACCTGGGCCAGGACGCAGACGAGAGCATCCTGTGGCAGATGTTCGGCCCTTTCGGCGCAGTCACAAATGTCAAGGTGATCCGTGACTTCAACACCAACAAGTGCAAGGGCTTCGGCTTCGTTACCATGACAAACTACGAGGAGGCGGCCATGGCCATCACCAGCCTGAACGGGTACCGGCTCGGAGATAAGATACTGCAAGTGTCCTTTAAGACTAGCAAGGGCCACAAGTAG
- the slc1a8b gene encoding solute carrier family 1 member 8b, translated as METWKKLFKRVVSVKVREYVKDYCKRNGLLTLSVFAVITGCVLGFALRTFNLSTQAKIYFSFPGELLMRMLKMLILPLITSSLMSGLSAMDTKASGRLGVLTITYYLWTTFIAVIVGIVLVLIIHPGTGQEKDSHHGSTGPVMTSADALLDLIRNMIPSNLIEATFQQYRTDLVPSVQSSNEKESQANFVYVMPDYHNPRLGHPVFLEITPAPDIKYKIVPSTSKGMNVLGIVIFSATMGLLLGKMGERGLPLVNVCQCINECVMKIINAAMWYFPFGIVFLVAGKILDMHDPAHLGEKLGMYFITVLAGLFVHGLILLPLFYYFFTRKNPFAYIRGLLQALVIALATSSSSATLPITMKCLLENCGVDRQIARFVLPVGATINMDGTALYEAVAAIFIAQVNEYDLDFGQLVTISITATAASIGAAGIPQAGLVTMVIVLTSVGLPPADISLIVAIDWVLDRFRTMINVLGDALAAGIMAHLCKKDFDKAAAAAANSSAGSSVSKERRDTVISFGNQSVAMSDAPLIAHRCDYVFEVDGDNVLERPVPCYNLCQV; from the exons ATGGAGACGTGGAAGAAGCTGTTTAAACGCGTGGTGTCTGTGAAAGTCAGGGAGTACGTGAAGGACTACTGTAAAAGGAACGGGCTGCTGACTCTGTCCGTGTTCGCCGTCATCACCGGCTGCGTTCTTGGATTTGCCCTGAGGACGTTCAACCTCTCCACGCAG GCAAAGATCTATTTCTCTTTCCCTGGAGAATTATTGATGAGGATGTTGAAGATGTTAATTCTGCCTCTCATCACTTCCAG TCTCATGTCTGGCCTGTCGGCCATGGACACGAAGGCCAGCGGCCGCCTGGGTGTCCTGACGATAACGTACTACCTGTGGACAACCTTCATCGCCGTGATTGTGGGGATCGTCCTGGTGCTGATCATTCACCCGGGGACGGGGCAAGAGAAAGACAGTCACCATGGAAGCACGGGCCCCGTCATGACCTCCGCCGACGCTCTGCTTGACCTCATCAG GAACATGATCCCATCAAATCTAATTGAAGCTACATTTCAGCAG tatcGGACGGACCTGGTGCCAAGTGTGCAGAGCTCCAACGAGAAAGAGTCTCAGGCCAACTTTGTCTACGTCATGCCTGATTATCACAACCCCCGACTCGGCCACCCTGTTTTCCTGGAGATCACTCCCGCGCCCGACATCAAGTATAAAATCGTTCCCAGTACGAGCAAAGGCATGAACGTGTTGGGGATTGTCATCTTCTCAGCTACCATGG GTCTGCTGCTGGGGAAGATGGGCGAACGTGGATTGCCGCTGGTCAACGTGTGCCAGTGCATAAACGAGTGCGTGATGAAGATCATTAATGCGGCCATGTG GTACTTCCCCTTTGGCATCGTGTTCCTGGTCGCAGGAAAGATCCTGGACATGCACGACCCAGCCCACCTGGGAGAGAAACTGGGCATGTACTTCATCACCGTCCTGGCTGGTCTGTTCGTGCACGGCCTCATCCTGCTGCCTCTCTTCTACTACTTCTTCACCCGCAAAAACCCCTTTGCGTACATCCGAGGCCTGTTGCAAGCCCTCGTCATTGCTCTGGCGACTTCGTCCAG CTCAGCCACGCTGCCGATCACAATGAAGTGTCTCCTGGAGAACTGCGGGGTGGACCGGCAGATCGCCCGCTTCGTCCTGCCGGTGGGAGCCACCATCAACATGGACGGGACGGCCTTGTATGAGGCCGTGGCAGCCATATTTATCGCTCAGGTCAATGAGTACGACTTGGACTTTGGCCAGCTGGTAACCATTAG TattacagcaacagcagctaGCATCGGGGCAGCTGGCATACCTCAAGCAGGCTTAGTTACCATGGTGATAGTCCTGACCTCTGTGGGGTTACCGCCTGCGGACATCTCCCTGATCGTGGCTATCGACTGGGTTCT CGATCGGTTTCGGACGATGATCAACGTTCTGGGTGACGCGTTAGCAGCTGGGATTATGGCGCACTTGTGCAAAAAGGACTTTgacaaagcagcagctgctgcagccaatTCTTCTGCTGGTTCTTCTGTCAGTAAGGAAAGG AGAGACACCGTGATCTCGTTTGGCAATCAGAGCGTGGCCATGTCCGATGCGCCTCTGATCGCACACCGCTGCGACTACGTGTTCGAGGTGGATGGGGACAACGTGCTGGAGAGGCCCGTGCCCTGCTACAATCTCTGCCAAGTCTGA
- the elavl1a gene encoding ELAV-like protein 1a isoform X4, whose product MAVRRGHNKYFKDVYEMSNGYEDHMGGDEAKDAKTNLIVNYLPQSMTQDELRSLFNSIGEVESAKLVRDKMAGHSLGYGFVNYLNPSDAERAISTLNGLRLQSKTIKVSYARPSSDTIKDANLYISGLPKAMTQKDVEEMFSRFGRIINSRVLVDQASGVSRGVAFIRFDKRAEAEEAVKSLNGQKPPGAAEPITVKFAANPNQVKNTQLISQLYHNQSRRFGGPLHHQAQRFRFSPMGVDHMGGMGGVNVPGNNSSGWCIFIYNLGQDADESILWQMFGPFGAVTNVKVIRDFNTNKCKGFGFVTMTNYEEAAMAITSLNGYRLGDKILQVSFKTSKGHK is encoded by the exons ATGGCAGTTCGTCGAGGACACAATAAGTACTTTAAA GACGTGTATGAGATGTCGAACGGTTATGAAGATCACATGGGAGGGGATGAGGCGAAGGATGCAAAGACTAACCTGATAGTGAACTACCTGCCTCAGAGCATGACTCAAGATGAGCTGCGAAGCCTCTTCAACAGCATTGGAGAGGTCGAGTCGGCCAAGCTGGTGCGAGACAAAATGGCAG gcCACAGTTTAGGGTACGGATTTGTTAACTATCTTAACCCTAGTGATGCAGAAAGAGCTATCAGTACTCTGAATGGACTAAGGCTACAGTCCAAAACTATCAAG GTTTCATATGCACGGCCCAGCTCTGACACAATAAAGGATGCAAACTTGTATATCAGCGGTCTGCCCAAGGCCATGACTCAGAAGGATGTGGAAGAAATGTTTTCCCGCTTCGGGCGTATCATAAATTCCAGAGTACTTGTTGATCAGGCTTCAG gtgtgtccCGCGGCGTGGCTTTTATCCGGTTTGATAAGCGAGCCGAGGCCGAAGAAGCCGTCAAGAGCCTGAACGGCCAGAAACCGCCTGGCGCCGCCGAGCCGATCACGGTGAAGTTTGCGGCCAACCCGAACCAGGTGAAGAACACACAGCTCATCTCTCAGCTCTACCACAATCAGTCGCGGCGCTTCGGGGGGCCGCTCCACCACCAGGCACAGCGGTTTAG GTTTTCTCCTATGGGCGTTGACCACATGGGGGGCATGGGAGGCGTGAACGTTCCCGGGAACAACTCCTCCGGCTGGTGCATCTTCATCTACAACCTGGGCCAGGACGCAGACGAGAGCATCCTGTGGCAGATGTTCGGCCCTTTCGGCGCAGTCACAAATGTCAAGGTGATCCGTGACTTCAACACCAACAAGTGCAAGGGCTTCGGCTTCGTTACCATGACAAACTACGAGGAGGCGGCCATGGCCATCACCAGCCTGAACGGGTACCGGCTCGGAGATAAGATACTGCAAGTGTCCTTTAAGACTAGCAAGGGCCACAAGTAG